Proteins found in one Candidatus Woesearchaeota archaeon genomic segment:
- a CDS encoding DUF2202 domain-containing protein: MAQIKHEMMKHLNEAVKLEEESCSMYRKYAAEAESQYSKLIFERMVREENNHLVFVKKLRDNFAENQELDAETAELEALNPEEITEIRDKTKEEATKNYLNALITIVEFEDRAYQFYRELESVTDNEKCREIFNKLAEFEKEHYDIFKQELDSIKKNPYL; encoded by the coding sequence ATGGCACAAATAAAACATGAGATGATGAAGCACCTTAATGAGGCTGTGAAGCTGGAAGAAGAGAGCTGCAGTATGTACAGGAAATATGCTGCTGAGGCGGAAAGCCAGTATTCAAAGCTGATATTCGAGAGAATGGTAAGGGAAGAGAACAATCACCTTGTTTTTGTGAAGAAATTGAGGGATAATTTTGCCGAAAACCAGGAATTAGATGCAGAAACTGCTGAACTGGAAGCTCTGAATCCTGAAGAGATAACTGAAATCAGAGATAAGACAAAGGAAGAGGCAACTAAAAATTACCTTAATGCGCTGATAACAATAGTGGAATTTGAAGACAGGGCTTACCAGTTCTACAGGGAACTGGAGAGTGTTACAGACAATGAAAAATGCAGGGAAATTTTCAATAAATTAGCTGAATTCGAGAAAGAGCATTATGATATTTTCAAGCAGGAGCTTGATTCAATAAAGAAAAACCCGTATCTTTAA
- a CDS encoding bifunctional phosphoglucose/phosphomannose isomerase yields the protein MACLINFVRRITINYLYSLCYWNFKMVIDKSNMKQILTDFPKQCREALALAKGIKAADFNKIVVCGMGGSAIGGSILKAFLAEAGLPVYVIRDYDISENIDKKTLVFAISYSGNTEETLSALTKAKNKGAKTIAITSGGKLIDLADTIIKVPAGLQPRNAIAYLFFPIIGVLYNSGIVDVKNKDLNEMIKIISDTEYFDEKGRELAKKIKDKTPVIYSSARMEPCAYRFKSEINENAKHPAFHNVFPELCHNELEGYSSMERSGFIVIMIRDSGDHERIKKKMDICKSLFEHTVDVEEITTMGNSLLARMFSAIYIGDWTSYHLALWKRQDPTPVHIIENLKKSLKE from the coding sequence ATGGCTTGCCTGATTAATTTTGTCCGCAGAATAACCATAAACTATTTATATTCATTATGTTATTGGAATTTTAAAATGGTAATTGATAAATCCAATATGAAGCAGATTCTTACAGACTTTCCAAAACAATGCAGGGAAGCGCTTGCACTTGCCAAAGGCATAAAGGCTGCTGATTTCAATAAGATAGTGGTTTGCGGAATGGGCGGCTCAGCCATAGGGGGGAGCATATTAAAAGCATTCTTAGCAGAAGCCGGCCTGCCTGTATATGTGATAAGGGACTACGATATTTCCGAAAACATAGACAAGAAAACGCTTGTCTTCGCCATAAGCTATTCAGGCAATACAGAGGAAACACTAAGCGCCCTCACTAAGGCAAAAAATAAAGGCGCTAAAACAATAGCTATTACATCAGGGGGAAAGCTCATAGACCTGGCCGACACCATAATTAAAGTGCCTGCAGGACTGCAGCCGAGAAACGCGATAGCTTACCTTTTCTTCCCTATAATAGGTGTGCTCTATAATTCAGGAATAGTCGATGTTAAAAATAAAGACCTCAATGAAATGATTAAGATCATATCTGACACTGAATATTTTGATGAAAAAGGCAGGGAGCTTGCAAAGAAGATAAAAGACAAAACGCCGGTAATATACAGTTCTGCAAGAATGGAGCCGTGTGCATACCGCTTCAAATCTGAAATAAATGAAAACGCAAAACATCCCGCTTTCCACAATGTCTTTCCTGAGCTGTGCCACAATGAGCTTGAAGGCTATTCCAGCATGGAAAGGAGCGGGTTCATAGTGATTATGATAAGGGACAGCGGCGATCATGAGAGAATAAAGAAAAAGATGGATATCTGCAAAAGCCTGTTTGAACATACTGTAGACGTAGAAGAAATCACTACAATGGGAAATTCCCTGCTTGCGCGCATGTTTTCAGCGATATACATAGGGGACTGGACAAGCTACCATCTTGCACTATGGAAAAGGCAGGATCCCACTCCTGTCCACATCATAGAAAACCTGAAAAAATCACTGAAAGAATGA